The Ovis canadensis isolate MfBH-ARS-UI-01 breed Bighorn chromosome 13, ARS-UI_OviCan_v2, whole genome shotgun sequence genome includes a region encoding these proteins:
- the SIGLEC1 gene encoding sialoadhesin isoform X1 — MDFLLQLLLLALPIPADLTSWGVSSPETVKGMKGSCLVIPCTFSFPASVKVPDGITTIWYYDYSGRRQVVSHSTNPQLVEARFQGRAQLVGNPELKVCNLLLKDLQPEDSGSYNFRFEISEVNRWVDVKGTAVTVTEELIMPTVASPAELHEGMEVDFNCSTPYACLQEPVTLRWQGQDPARSITSTLQKLEPTGIHHQETLHMALSWQDHGRTLSCQLSAANHRTQREIRLQVQYAPKGVEILLSPSGRNILPGDLVTLICQVNSSHPQVSSVQWVKDGTHLKTRSRVLQLPQAAWADAGVYTCEAGNGVGSSVSPPVSLHIFMAVVQVSPAGSILENQTVTLACNTPKEAPRELRYTWYKNHGLMKDTHSRILQLHSVTRADTGFYFCEVQNAQGRERSDPVSVVVHHPPLTPHLTAFLETQEGLVGILQCSVVSEPLASLVLSREGLILASTSGEGDQSPRFSVYSAPNSLRLEIRDLGPTDSGEYTCSATNSLGNSSSTLDFHANVARLLISPAAEVAEGQAVTLSCRSSLSPMPDTRFSWYRNGALLLEGPSSSLLLPVVSSTDAGSYHCRAQDGHGTSGLSSPAVLTVLYAPRQPTFTAQLDPDTAGAGQRGLLLCRVDSDPPAQLRLLHRGRVVASALPSGGSCSACESCSSRTKVTRAPNLLRVEIQDPVLEDEGVYLCEASNVLGNASASANFNAQATVLVITPSHTLQEGTGANLTCRVNREASGPANFTWFRDGALWAQGPLETLTLLPVARTDAALYACRILTEAGAQLSTPVVLRVLYPPDPPKLSALLDVDQGHTAVFVCTVDSRPPAQLALFHGEHLLATSPGPQLPSRGRLQAKTTANFLQLEVQDLSLKDSGSYRCEANNALGSTNTSLFFQIRGAWVRVSPSPELREGQAVVLSCQVPTGVLEGASYRWYRDGQPLQEFTSASVRFAAITLSQAGAYHCQAQAPGSATTNLAAPVSLHVSYAPRQATLTTLMDTGPGRLGLLLCRVNSDPPAQLRLLHGDRLVASTLQGVGELAGSSPRLQVAVAPNTLRLEIHNAVLEDEGVYTCEATNALGQALASATFDTQAVSVQVWPKATVQEGQLVNLTCLVWTTHVTQLTYTWYQDGQQRPDAAHSIVLPNVTVVDATSYSCGVLIPGQTLHLSRPVTLDVLYAPRSLRLTYLLESRGGQLALVLCTVDSRPPAQLVLSHAGRLLASSTTASVPNTLQLELWEPGPSDEGLYSCSARSPLGQVNTSLELRLEGVQVTLAPSAAVPEGAPITVSCEDPAARPPTVYAWYHNSRWLQEGPEASLSFPVVTRAHAGAYTCQVRDAQGTRSSQPTALHVLYAPRDAAVSSFWDSRTSPMAVVQCTVDSEPPAELALARNGKVLATSNGIPGLAVETGHVQVGRNALRLRVQAVPSGDEDTYICTAHNLLGSVSTTLGQLQAEGVHVLAEPGLDVPEGAALNLSCQLPGGPGLMGNSTFTWFWNGRQLHTEPVPTLAFTHVARNHAGMYHCQAELPTGATASAPVTLRVLYPPKTPTMTVFVEPEGGIQGILDCRVDSEPLANLTLHLGSWLVASSQSKIAPAKPHIHVSVTPNALRVVIEELRPSDQGEYVCSASNSLGSASAATYFGTRALHRLQLFQKLLWVLGLLAGLLCLLLGLGAYYTWRRRHFQKLREGENSVEMASHRETMQEEEVTRICDDSSPVNNAALGPDSL, encoded by the exons ATGGACTTcctgctccagctcctcctcctggccTTACCCATCCCAGCAG ACCTGACCTCGTGGGGTGTCTCCAGTCCCGAGACCGTGAAGGGTATGAAGGGGTCTTGCCTCGTCATCCCCTGCACCTTCAGCTTCCCTGCCAGTGTGAAAGTGCCTGATGGCATCACAACCATCTGGTACTATGACTACTCAGGCAGACGGCAGGTAGTGAGTCACTCTACAAACCCCCAACTGGTGGAGGCCCGCTTCCAAGGCCGTGCCCAGCTAGTGGGGAATCCTGAGCTCAAGGTGTGCAACCTGCTGCTGAAGGACCTGCAGCCTGAGGACTCAGGCTCCTACAACTTCCGCTTCGAGATCAGCGAGGTCAACCGCTGGGTAGATGTCAAAGGCACAGCAGTCACTGTAACGG AGGAGCTCATCATGCCCACCGTTGCCTCTCCGGCTGAGCTACATGAGGGCATGGAGGTGGACTTCAACTGTTCCACTCCCTACGCGTGCTTGCAGGAGCCGGTCACCCTGCGGTGGCAAGGCCAGGACCCTGCCCGCTCCATCACCTCCACACTCCAGAAGCTTGAGCCCACGGGCATCCACCACCAGGAGACCCTCCACATGGCCCTGTCCTGGCAGGACCATGGCCGGACCCTGAGCTGCCAGCTCTCGGCGGCCAACCATAGGACTCAGCGCGAGATTCGCCTCCAAGTGCAGT ATGCCCCCAAGGGTGTGGAAATCCTCCTCAGCCCCTCGGGGCGGAACATCCTTCCAGGGGATCTGGTCACACTCATCTGCCAGGTGAACAGCAGTCACCCTCAGGTCAGTTCTGTGCAGTGGGTCAAGGATGGGACGCACCTCAAAACCCGGAGTCGTGTACTACAGTTGCCCCAGGCAGCCTGGGCTGATGCTGGAGTCTACACCTGTGAAGCTGGGAATGGTGTGGGCTCTTCGGTCTCACCTCCTGTCAGCCTTCACATCTTCA TGGCTGTGGTCCAGGTGAGCCCAGCAGGCTCGATTCTGGAGAACCAGACTGTGACGCTGGCCTGCAACACACCGAAAGAAGCGCCCAGGGAGCTGCGCTACACATGGTACAAAAACCACGGCCTGATGAAGGACACCCACAGTCGCATCCTCCAGCTGCACTCAGTGACCAGGGCCGATACAGGCTTCTACTTCTGTGAGGTGCAGAATGCCCAGGGCAGAGAGCGCTCTGACCCAGTCAGCGTGGTGGTCCACC ACCCGCCCCTCACCCCACACCTGACTGCCTTCCTGGAGACACAGGAGGGACTGGTGGGCATCCTCCAGTGCTCAGTGGTCAGCGAGCCCCTGGCTTCTCTGGTGTTGTCACGTGAGGGCCTCATCCTCGCCTCAACTTCCGGAGAGGGTGACCAGAGCCCACGCTTCAGTGTCTACTCTGCCCCAAACTCCCTGCGCCTGGAGATTCGAGACCTGGGGCCAACTGACAGTGGGGAGTACACGTGCTCAGCCACCAATTCCCTTGGGAATTCATCCTCCACCCTGGACTTCCATGCCAATG TGGCCCGCCTCCTCATCAGCCCAGCAGCAGAAGTGGCGGAAGGGCAGGCGGTAACACTTAGCTGTAGGAGCAGCCTGAGCCCAATGCCTGACACCCGCTTCTCCTGGTACCGAAATGGGGCCCTGCTCCTCGAGGggcccagcagcagcctcctgCTCCCTGTGGTCTCCAGCACTGACGCCGGCTCATACCACTGTCGGGCCCAGGATGGCCATGGCACCAGTGGGCTCTCCTCACCTGCTGTCCTCACCGTCCTCT ATGCCCCACGCCAGCCCACGTTCACTGCCCAGCTGGACCCTGACACTGCCGGAGCCGGTCAGCGAGGCCTCCTGTTGTGCCGTGTGGACAGCGACCCCCCGGCCCAGCTGCGGCTGCTCCATAGGGGTCGCGTGGTGGCCTCTGCCCTCCCATCAGGGGGCAGCTGTAGCGCCTGCGAGAGCTGTTCCTCACGCACAAAGGTTACCAGAGCCCCCAACCTGCTGCGGGTAGAGATCCAAGACCCGGTGCTGGAGGACGAGGGCGTGTACCTCTGCGAGGCCAGCAATGTCCTGGGCAACGCCTCTGCCTCAGCGAACTTCAATGCCCAGG CCACCGTCCTGGTCATCACACCGTCGCACACGCTGCAGGAGGGCACTGGAGCCAACCTGACTTGCAGGGTGAACCGGGAAGCTAGTGGCCCTGCCAACTTCACCTGGTTCCGAGATGGGGCCCTGTGGGCCCAGGGCCCCCTAGAGACCCTGACGCTGCTGCCTGTGGCCAGAACAGATGCCGCCCTGTATGCCTGCCGCATCCTCACTGAGGCCGGTGCCCAGCTCTCCACCCCTGTGGTCCTGCGAGTGCTCT ACCCTCCAGACCCTCCAAAGCTGTCTGCTCTCCTGGATGTGGACCAGGGCCACACGGCTGTGTTTGTCTGCACTGTGGACAGTCGCCCTCCCGCCCAGCTGGCTCTGTTCCACGGAGAGCACCTCTTGGCCACCAGCCCGGGACCCCAGCTTCCATCCCGTGGCCGCCTCCAGGCCAAAACCACAGCCAACTTCCTGCAGCTAGAGGTCCAAGACTTGAGCCTTAAGGACTCTGGCAGCTACCGCTGTGAAGCCAACAATGCCCTGGGATCAACTAACACTTCCCTTTTCTTCCAGATCCGAG GAGCCTGGGTCCGGGTGTCCCCATCGCCTGAGCTCCGGGAGGGCCAGGCTGTGGTCCTGAGCTGCCAAGTACCCACAGGGGTCCTGGAGGGGGCCTCATACCGTTGGTACCGAGACGGCCAGCCCCTCCAGGAGTTCACCTCAGCCTCAGTCCGTTTTGCAGCCATAACTTTGAGCCAAGCTGGCGCCTACCATTGCCAAGCCCAGGCTCCTGGCTCAGCCACCACGAACCTGGCAGCCCCAGTCAGCCTCCATGTGTCTT ACGCCCCTCGCCAGGCCACACTCACTACCCTCATGGACACAGGCCCTGGGCGACTGGGCCTCCTCCTGTGCCGTGTGAACAGTGACCCTCCGGCCCAGCTACGACTGCTGCACGGGGACCGCCTCGTGGCCTCTACCCTGCAAGGAGTGGGGGAGCTTGCGGGCAGCTCTCCCCGGCTGCAGGTGGCTGTGGCCCCCAACACGCTGCGCCTGGAGATTCACAATGCAGTGCTGGAGGATGAAGGCGTCTATACCTGCGAGGCCACCAATGCCCTGGGCCAGGCCTTGGCCTCAGCCACCTTTGATACCCAAG ctGTGAGTGTGCAGGTGTGGCCCAAAGCCACCGTGCAGGAGGGACAGCTGGTGAACCTGACCTGCCTTGTATGGACCACTCACGTGACCCAGCTCACCTACACATGGTACCAAGATGGGCAGCAGCGCCCAGATGCTGCCCACTCCATCGTCCTCCCCAATGTCACGGTCGTGGACGCCACCTCCTACAGCTGTGGCGTGTTGATCCCTGGCCAGACACTCCATCTCTCTAGGCCTGTCACCCTGGATGTCCTCT ATGCACCCCGCAGCCTGCGCCTGACCTATCTCCTGGAGAGCCGTGGCGGGCAGCTTGCCCTGGTGCTGTGCACCGTGGACAGCCGTCCACCTGCTCAGCTGGTCCTCAGCCATGCTGGCCGTCTCCTGGCCTCCTCGACCACAGCCTCTGTCCCCAACACCCTGCAGCTGGAGCTGTGGGAGCCCGGGCCCAGCGATGAGGGTCTTTACAGCTGCTCAGCCCGCAGTCCTCTGGGTCAGGTCAACACATCCTTAGAGCTGCGGCTAGAGG GCGTGCAGGTGACTCTGGCTCCGTCAGCCGCTGTGCCCGAGGGAGCCCCTATCACAGTGAGCTGTGAAGACCCTGCTGCCCGCCCACCCACCGTCTATGCCTGGTACCACAATAGCCGTTGGCTGCAGGAGGGGCCAGaggcctctctctccttcccagtgGTTACACGGGCTCACGCAGGAGCCTATACCTGTCAGGTCCGGGATGCCCAGGGTACACGCAGCTCCCAGCCCACAGCGCTGCATGTCCTCT ATGCCCCCCGGGACGCCGCTGTGTCCTCCTTCTGGGACTCAAGGACCAGCCCCATGGCTGTGGTACAGTGCACCGTGGACAGTGAGCCACCTGCTGAGCTGGCCCTGGCCCGCAATGGCAAAGTTCTGGCCACCAGCAACGGCATCCCTGGCTTGGCAGTAGAGACAGGCCATGTCCAGGTGGGCCGCAATGCCCTGCGGCTGCGAGTGCAAGCCGTGCCTTCAGGGGATGAGGACACCTACATCTGCACAGCTCACAACTTGCTGGGCTCAGTCAGCACCACCTTGGGGCAGCTGCAGGCAGAAG GTGTGCACGTGCTGGCCGAGCCAGGGCTAGATGTGCCCGAGGGAGCAGCACTGAACTTGAGTTGTCAGCTCCCTGGTGGCCCTGGGCTCATGGGCAACTCCACCTTCACTTGGTTCTGGAATGGCCGGCAACTACACACGGAGCCTGTGCCCACCCTCGCCTTCACCCACGTGGCCCGCAACCACGCTGGGATGTACCACTGCCAGGCTGAGCTCCCCACTGGGGCCACTGCCTCTGCTCCAGTCACCCTCCGCGTGCTCT ATCCCCCCAAGACACCCACGATGACGGTTTTTGTGGAGCCTGAGGGTGGCATCCAAGGCATTCTGGACTGCCGAGTAGACAGCGAGCCCCTGGCCAACCTGACCCTCCACCTTGGCAGTTGGCTAGTGGCCTCTAGCCAGTCCAAGATTGCTCCTGCCAAGCCACACATCCATGTCTCAGTCACCCCCAATGCCTTGAGGGTGGTTATAGAGGAGCTGAGGCCCAGTGACCAGGGGGAATATGTGTGCTCCGCCTCTAATTCCCTGGGCTCTGCCTCTGCTGCCACCTACTTTGGAACCAGAG CCCTGCACCGCCTGCAGCTGTTCCAGAAGCTCCTCTGGGTCCTGGGACTGCTGGCTGGCCTTCTCTGCCTACTGCTGGGCCTGGGGGCCTACTACACCTGGAG AAGGAGGCATTTCCAGAAGCTGAGAGAGGGTGAAAATTCAGTGGAGATGGCTTCTCACAGGGAAACCATGCAG GAGGAGGAAGTCACCAGAATCTGTGATGACTCGAGCCCTGTGAACAATGCAGCATTGGGTCCTGACTCCCTCTGA
- the SIGLEC1 gene encoding sialoadhesin isoform X2, translating into MDFLLQLLLLALPIPADLTSWGVSSPETVKGMKGSCLVIPCTFSFPASVKVPDGITTIWYYDYSGRRQVVSHSTNPQLVEARFQGRAQLVGNPELKVCNLLLKDLQPEDSGSYNFRFEISEVNRWVDVKGTAVTVTEELIMPTVASPAELHEGMEVDFNCSTPYACLQEPVTLRWQGQDPARSITSTLQKLEPTGIHHQETLHMALSWQDHGRTLSCQLSAANHRTQREIRLQVQYAPKGVEILLSPSGRNILPGDLVTLICQVNSSHPQVSSVQWVKDGTHLKTRSRVLQLPQAAWADAGVYTCEAGNGVGSSVSPPVSLHIFMAVVQVSPAGSILENQTVTLACNTPKEAPRELRYTWYKNHGLMKDTHSRILQLHSVTRADTGFYFCEVQNAQGRERSDPVSVVVHHPPLTPHLTAFLETQEGLVGILQCSVVSEPLASLVLSREGLILASTSGEGDQSPRFSVYSAPNSLRLEIRDLGPTDSGEYTCSATNSLGNSSSTLDFHANVARLLISPAAEVAEGQAVTLSCRSSLSPMPDTRFSWYRNGALLLEGPSSSLLLPVVSSTDAGSYHCRAQDGHGTSGLSSPAVLTVLYAPRQPTFTAQLDPDTAGAGQRGLLLCRVDSDPPAQLRLLHRGRVVASALPSGGSCSACESCSSRTKVTRAPNLLRVEIQDPVLEDEGVYLCEASNVLGNASASANFNAQATVLVITPSHTLQEGTGANLTCRVNREASGPANFTWFRDGALWAQGPLETLTLLPVARTDAALYACRILTEAGAQLSTPVVLRVLYPPDPPKLSALLDVDQGHTAVFVCTVDSRPPAQLALFHGEHLLATSPGPQLPSRGRLQAKTTANFLQLEVQDLSLKDSGSYRCEANNALGSTNTSLFFQIRGAWVRVSPSPELREGQAVVLSCQVPTGVLEGASYRWYRDGQPLQEFTSASVRFAAITLSQAGAYHCQAQAPGSATTNLAAPVSLHVSYAPRQATLTTLMDTGPGRLGLLLCRVNSDPPAQLRLLHGDRLVASTLQGVGELAGSSPRLQVAVAPNTLRLEIHNAVLEDEGVYTCEATNALGQALASATFDTQAVSVQVWPKATVQEGQLVNLTCLVWTTHVTQLTYTWYQDGQQRPDAAHSIVLPNVTVVDATSYSCGVLIPGQTLHLSRPVTLDVLYAPRDAAVSSFWDSRTSPMAVVQCTVDSEPPAELALARNGKVLATSNGIPGLAVETGHVQVGRNALRLRVQAVPSGDEDTYICTAHNLLGSVSTTLGQLQAEGVHVLAEPGLDVPEGAALNLSCQLPGGPGLMGNSTFTWFWNGRQLHTEPVPTLAFTHVARNHAGMYHCQAELPTGATASAPVTLRVLYPPKTPTMTVFVEPEGGIQGILDCRVDSEPLANLTLHLGSWLVASSQSKIAPAKPHIHVSVTPNALRVVIEELRPSDQGEYVCSASNSLGSASAATYFGTRALHRLQLFQKLLWVLGLLAGLLCLLLGLGAYYTWRRRHFQKLREGENSVEMASHRETMQEEEVTRICDDSSPVNNAALGPDSL; encoded by the exons ATGGACTTcctgctccagctcctcctcctggccTTACCCATCCCAGCAG ACCTGACCTCGTGGGGTGTCTCCAGTCCCGAGACCGTGAAGGGTATGAAGGGGTCTTGCCTCGTCATCCCCTGCACCTTCAGCTTCCCTGCCAGTGTGAAAGTGCCTGATGGCATCACAACCATCTGGTACTATGACTACTCAGGCAGACGGCAGGTAGTGAGTCACTCTACAAACCCCCAACTGGTGGAGGCCCGCTTCCAAGGCCGTGCCCAGCTAGTGGGGAATCCTGAGCTCAAGGTGTGCAACCTGCTGCTGAAGGACCTGCAGCCTGAGGACTCAGGCTCCTACAACTTCCGCTTCGAGATCAGCGAGGTCAACCGCTGGGTAGATGTCAAAGGCACAGCAGTCACTGTAACGG AGGAGCTCATCATGCCCACCGTTGCCTCTCCGGCTGAGCTACATGAGGGCATGGAGGTGGACTTCAACTGTTCCACTCCCTACGCGTGCTTGCAGGAGCCGGTCACCCTGCGGTGGCAAGGCCAGGACCCTGCCCGCTCCATCACCTCCACACTCCAGAAGCTTGAGCCCACGGGCATCCACCACCAGGAGACCCTCCACATGGCCCTGTCCTGGCAGGACCATGGCCGGACCCTGAGCTGCCAGCTCTCGGCGGCCAACCATAGGACTCAGCGCGAGATTCGCCTCCAAGTGCAGT ATGCCCCCAAGGGTGTGGAAATCCTCCTCAGCCCCTCGGGGCGGAACATCCTTCCAGGGGATCTGGTCACACTCATCTGCCAGGTGAACAGCAGTCACCCTCAGGTCAGTTCTGTGCAGTGGGTCAAGGATGGGACGCACCTCAAAACCCGGAGTCGTGTACTACAGTTGCCCCAGGCAGCCTGGGCTGATGCTGGAGTCTACACCTGTGAAGCTGGGAATGGTGTGGGCTCTTCGGTCTCACCTCCTGTCAGCCTTCACATCTTCA TGGCTGTGGTCCAGGTGAGCCCAGCAGGCTCGATTCTGGAGAACCAGACTGTGACGCTGGCCTGCAACACACCGAAAGAAGCGCCCAGGGAGCTGCGCTACACATGGTACAAAAACCACGGCCTGATGAAGGACACCCACAGTCGCATCCTCCAGCTGCACTCAGTGACCAGGGCCGATACAGGCTTCTACTTCTGTGAGGTGCAGAATGCCCAGGGCAGAGAGCGCTCTGACCCAGTCAGCGTGGTGGTCCACC ACCCGCCCCTCACCCCACACCTGACTGCCTTCCTGGAGACACAGGAGGGACTGGTGGGCATCCTCCAGTGCTCAGTGGTCAGCGAGCCCCTGGCTTCTCTGGTGTTGTCACGTGAGGGCCTCATCCTCGCCTCAACTTCCGGAGAGGGTGACCAGAGCCCACGCTTCAGTGTCTACTCTGCCCCAAACTCCCTGCGCCTGGAGATTCGAGACCTGGGGCCAACTGACAGTGGGGAGTACACGTGCTCAGCCACCAATTCCCTTGGGAATTCATCCTCCACCCTGGACTTCCATGCCAATG TGGCCCGCCTCCTCATCAGCCCAGCAGCAGAAGTGGCGGAAGGGCAGGCGGTAACACTTAGCTGTAGGAGCAGCCTGAGCCCAATGCCTGACACCCGCTTCTCCTGGTACCGAAATGGGGCCCTGCTCCTCGAGGggcccagcagcagcctcctgCTCCCTGTGGTCTCCAGCACTGACGCCGGCTCATACCACTGTCGGGCCCAGGATGGCCATGGCACCAGTGGGCTCTCCTCACCTGCTGTCCTCACCGTCCTCT ATGCCCCACGCCAGCCCACGTTCACTGCCCAGCTGGACCCTGACACTGCCGGAGCCGGTCAGCGAGGCCTCCTGTTGTGCCGTGTGGACAGCGACCCCCCGGCCCAGCTGCGGCTGCTCCATAGGGGTCGCGTGGTGGCCTCTGCCCTCCCATCAGGGGGCAGCTGTAGCGCCTGCGAGAGCTGTTCCTCACGCACAAAGGTTACCAGAGCCCCCAACCTGCTGCGGGTAGAGATCCAAGACCCGGTGCTGGAGGACGAGGGCGTGTACCTCTGCGAGGCCAGCAATGTCCTGGGCAACGCCTCTGCCTCAGCGAACTTCAATGCCCAGG CCACCGTCCTGGTCATCACACCGTCGCACACGCTGCAGGAGGGCACTGGAGCCAACCTGACTTGCAGGGTGAACCGGGAAGCTAGTGGCCCTGCCAACTTCACCTGGTTCCGAGATGGGGCCCTGTGGGCCCAGGGCCCCCTAGAGACCCTGACGCTGCTGCCTGTGGCCAGAACAGATGCCGCCCTGTATGCCTGCCGCATCCTCACTGAGGCCGGTGCCCAGCTCTCCACCCCTGTGGTCCTGCGAGTGCTCT ACCCTCCAGACCCTCCAAAGCTGTCTGCTCTCCTGGATGTGGACCAGGGCCACACGGCTGTGTTTGTCTGCACTGTGGACAGTCGCCCTCCCGCCCAGCTGGCTCTGTTCCACGGAGAGCACCTCTTGGCCACCAGCCCGGGACCCCAGCTTCCATCCCGTGGCCGCCTCCAGGCCAAAACCACAGCCAACTTCCTGCAGCTAGAGGTCCAAGACTTGAGCCTTAAGGACTCTGGCAGCTACCGCTGTGAAGCCAACAATGCCCTGGGATCAACTAACACTTCCCTTTTCTTCCAGATCCGAG GAGCCTGGGTCCGGGTGTCCCCATCGCCTGAGCTCCGGGAGGGCCAGGCTGTGGTCCTGAGCTGCCAAGTACCCACAGGGGTCCTGGAGGGGGCCTCATACCGTTGGTACCGAGACGGCCAGCCCCTCCAGGAGTTCACCTCAGCCTCAGTCCGTTTTGCAGCCATAACTTTGAGCCAAGCTGGCGCCTACCATTGCCAAGCCCAGGCTCCTGGCTCAGCCACCACGAACCTGGCAGCCCCAGTCAGCCTCCATGTGTCTT ACGCCCCTCGCCAGGCCACACTCACTACCCTCATGGACACAGGCCCTGGGCGACTGGGCCTCCTCCTGTGCCGTGTGAACAGTGACCCTCCGGCCCAGCTACGACTGCTGCACGGGGACCGCCTCGTGGCCTCTACCCTGCAAGGAGTGGGGGAGCTTGCGGGCAGCTCTCCCCGGCTGCAGGTGGCTGTGGCCCCCAACACGCTGCGCCTGGAGATTCACAATGCAGTGCTGGAGGATGAAGGCGTCTATACCTGCGAGGCCACCAATGCCCTGGGCCAGGCCTTGGCCTCAGCCACCTTTGATACCCAAG ctGTGAGTGTGCAGGTGTGGCCCAAAGCCACCGTGCAGGAGGGACAGCTGGTGAACCTGACCTGCCTTGTATGGACCACTCACGTGACCCAGCTCACCTACACATGGTACCAAGATGGGCAGCAGCGCCCAGATGCTGCCCACTCCATCGTCCTCCCCAATGTCACGGTCGTGGACGCCACCTCCTACAGCTGTGGCGTGTTGATCCCTGGCCAGACACTCCATCTCTCTAGGCCTGTCACCCTGGATGTCCTCT ATGCCCCCCGGGACGCCGCTGTGTCCTCCTTCTGGGACTCAAGGACCAGCCCCATGGCTGTGGTACAGTGCACCGTGGACAGTGAGCCACCTGCTGAGCTGGCCCTGGCCCGCAATGGCAAAGTTCTGGCCACCAGCAACGGCATCCCTGGCTTGGCAGTAGAGACAGGCCATGTCCAGGTGGGCCGCAATGCCCTGCGGCTGCGAGTGCAAGCCGTGCCTTCAGGGGATGAGGACACCTACATCTGCACAGCTCACAACTTGCTGGGCTCAGTCAGCACCACCTTGGGGCAGCTGCAGGCAGAAG GTGTGCACGTGCTGGCCGAGCCAGGGCTAGATGTGCCCGAGGGAGCAGCACTGAACTTGAGTTGTCAGCTCCCTGGTGGCCCTGGGCTCATGGGCAACTCCACCTTCACTTGGTTCTGGAATGGCCGGCAACTACACACGGAGCCTGTGCCCACCCTCGCCTTCACCCACGTGGCCCGCAACCACGCTGGGATGTACCACTGCCAGGCTGAGCTCCCCACTGGGGCCACTGCCTCTGCTCCAGTCACCCTCCGCGTGCTCT ATCCCCCCAAGACACCCACGATGACGGTTTTTGTGGAGCCTGAGGGTGGCATCCAAGGCATTCTGGACTGCCGAGTAGACAGCGAGCCCCTGGCCAACCTGACCCTCCACCTTGGCAGTTGGCTAGTGGCCTCTAGCCAGTCCAAGATTGCTCCTGCCAAGCCACACATCCATGTCTCAGTCACCCCCAATGCCTTGAGGGTGGTTATAGAGGAGCTGAGGCCCAGTGACCAGGGGGAATATGTGTGCTCCGCCTCTAATTCCCTGGGCTCTGCCTCTGCTGCCACCTACTTTGGAACCAGAG CCCTGCACCGCCTGCAGCTGTTCCAGAAGCTCCTCTGGGTCCTGGGACTGCTGGCTGGCCTTCTCTGCCTACTGCTGGGCCTGGGGGCCTACTACACCTGGAG AAGGAGGCATTTCCAGAAGCTGAGAGAGGGTGAAAATTCAGTGGAGATGGCTTCTCACAGGGAAACCATGCAG GAGGAGGAAGTCACCAGAATCTGTGATGACTCGAGCCCTGTGAACAATGCAGCATTGGGTCCTGACTCCCTCTGA